The genomic DNA GAGGTGATAGATTTTACAAGCTATTCCAATTATGAACAGCTGCTCAGTGCCGAACGTATTGCATTGGGAGGATTACTGATTGTCGCATTAATTGGCTTCTTCTTTAAAACACATAAACTGGTCTTGCTGAACAAGTAAGAGATACAAAAATCCCACAAACCGAAAGCCCGGATTGTGGGATTAATTTTTAATTAATAAGTTCTAAATATTTCCAAAATTAATGCAACGCCGCAGAATATTACGCTAAAACTCACTGCAAAGATAATTACATTTTTCCACGGCAGTCTTTTGTCATCACGATTCATAAAGTTAACAAAAGTTGAAACTGCAAAGGTTGTTGCAAGAAAAAGAAGGAAAATAATAAGCTATTCTATAACTACTTCCATTTTAAAATCCTCTTATCTATTCTAGTTGTTATTAATCCAACCAATTATTTTCTCACTCGACTCTTTAACGCTTAACGATGTCACATCCAGCTTGAGATATTTATCTTCCTGAATTTCATTGTCGTATGAATTCAGTCTGTGCTTCTCAGCCGAACTCGTCAGTTCTGCATGTGAGAACTCCACATTCCGTTTCGAAGGCTTCTTCTTCAGCCTGTACTCAGTCGTGTTCCGTCTGATTCTCTCATCCAAATCAGCTGCCAGTTCCACGAAGTAAATGTCATGTGAGTCTTTCTTAAAGATGTTTTTAACTGTATTGATGTAATCCCTGTCTTCCTGCATATCAAACGCCCAAACAAAGGTAAAAATTATTCCTGCATGTGACTCATCTTCGGCAATATGTTCAAAAATACCCATACGGATTTGATCAGATAATCTAAACGTATCCTTATTCCAGCCGATATACGGCCATATCGCATCCAGCGTGACATGATTGTGCAGCAGCGGCAGATTAAACGCTGAACCAACTTTTTCTCCTATAGTCATCTTACCCACAGCCTGCGGACCAAATATCAATATAATCTTCATAAGAATATCCCCCTGACACTTGTGTTATTAGGAGTTTACCACATATAAAATATGATAAGATAAGTATAAATACATAAATAGAGAAGAGTGTAATAACGAAGGGGATAAAGACTATGAATAATGGGTCGGTTATTATTTTATATGTTCTGCTCACACTCAACGCCTTACGTTACGGAACTTACATCCTGGAAGGTCACTCAAGCTCATATTACATTACAATGCTCAGTCTGAACTTACTGGTAATAATCTTTACGATTACTTACAGAGCGGTTAAAGCGAAGAAATCATCAGAAGCGGATATTGCGGAATAATGCTTTAAAGGGGATAAGCAGGGAGATTACTGTTAAAAGGAGAACCTGGTTACAAGGAGCGATGATGCCTGTCAATTTAAAACTGAATGGAAAAATTGTTTCCTCACTTTACATTAATCAGGGGAAATCTATCCCGGTAACAGAGGGTACATCACAACTGGAATATACTCAGCCGCTTGACCGAAGTCATCAGATTCAAGTTCGTCCTGGAGACACAGTTATTCTAAAAGAAACGAAATTCGGTATGTTCTCAAATCTTTTCTTCTTTCTTACTGTCATTTACTACATTGCAATGGGACAGGAGATTTTTCAGAATGGTTTTCTAAATAATTTTAGTGCTGTAAGTGTAATAGCTTTAATATTATTAACAATGGTAGTCATTCTTGGAATAACAACATTATTTTTTAATCAATATAAATTCGTAATAGAAAATAATTCATCTGAGGAGTAATTCATAATGGATACATTTATCGCAATATTATTCGCAGCATTCGTATTTTATTTTGTGATTAAATATGCAGTCAGACAGGCGATTATTGAAGCAAAAGTAAATGAGTCCAAGCTGAGTACACAAGTCAGGGCAAATGACTTATTCAACAAGATACAGAATACGCAATATGAAATTACAGGTGAGACGAAGTCTGAAGAAGTGAAATTGAAAGCAAAAGAAATTTACGATACCAGTTTTGATATTTTAATTTCAGACAGTGCAGACGAAGAGAAACTCAGACAGCTTAAAATTAAAAAACAGGAGATGATTCTGTTAAAAAGTGAGGGATAGGTTATGAACCGATCAAAAGATGATGAATACATTGATCCAGCCAAGTTACGTTCAAAGAATAAAAGACAACTTGCAGAACCTATGAGTAAGGCTGATACAGCATTCGGGATATTCGAGATAATATTCTATATACCTCGTCTGCTTATTCAGGTAATTAGAGCAATCTTTAATTAAAAATGGTGGCAGATATTTTGTCTGTCACCATTTTTATGCAATATAAAAGATAAAAAGAATAAGTGCTGCGAATCCCCCGATTACGAGAATCAGAATGATATTTTCAAAGCCTGCTTCAGTCCCCTCATGCACATTTTCCGGTGTTTTAAGTGATTCCGGAGGAACGGTTTCAACTGATCTCACATTAATGACTTTCAGAACTAAAAGTACGACTGCAGCAAACAGTCCGAGGACATATGTGAAACCAATGAAGTAATAAAATTCCGGACCTGAATTAAAAATGCTCCGGTTATTGGTCAAAGTATATCCCATCGTGACATATGCCAATACGAGTAAAATTATAAACAGAATGATTGTCAGTACTGCTGTTATGATAAGTGAAAGTGATTTTCTGTTCTGATGATTCTTCAATAGTGCAGAAACTGGTATATAGAAAATTACTTTAACTATCGGGTATATACATAAAATTAACAGAAACATTAAAAAAACAGTCATAGCATCATTCCCGACGATTTAGATTTACAGATGAGTTAAATTCAGCACATCAAGTGTTGCTGATATTAGAGAGGTACGTGCATCTATATCATTACCGTGTTTTTTAATTTTGACGATGTTTCCGTTATGCATATATTTACCATTATACCTTTCAGGGGCTTCCACAGCTTTTACTGTTGAGGTGCTGCCTTCTATTGGTGACAGGAAAAATGGATCAAGCATTTTATAAACTATATTGCCAATGCGTTCATTTTCAGGTGTTTTACCTAAGTTAGTCGATACAGCACCGGGATGAACCGCGGTCGTTTTTAAGCCCTGGTCCTGATATGAATCATAAAGTGCCTGCATCAGATACAGCGTTCCAAGTTTTGATTTACCGTAATTCGTAACCGGATTGAATTTCTTCCGTTTAAAGTACGGTGCGGTAATCGGCGAGAACTTATATCCATCCGATGATACGACGACAATCTGTTTTACTTCACTGTTAAGTACAAGCGGGATGAGCAGATGTGTCAGATAGAAATGACCGATGTAGTTTGTTCCCATCATCATTTCAAATCCGTCTTTTGTTTCCTGTCTTGTTAACGAAACGACTCCTGCATTCAAAATCAGGTGATTGATGGAATCATACTTATCTTTCATTTCAGCCGCTGCTTTTTCTATTGAAGACAAATCGCTTAAGTCACAGTGAATTAAATCCACTTTAACATCAGATTGAGCTGCTATTTCATTTTTTAATTCTTCGCCTTTATTTAAATTACGGACAAGCAACACCATCCGGTCGCACTTATCCGTTAATTCCATTACTGTTGCTCTTCCGATGCCGGAAGTCGGGCCTGTAATTGCCAGTATATTTTCCTTCATCTGATCACCCTCTGCTGTTAGTTTTGTTATTTACTTATTACCCTTACAAGCAATATAAACTCAATTATCTTTAAAGAACAAAAAAACCTTCTGACTTAGCTGTCAGAAGGTTCTACTATAAACTTATCAAAGTTATTCTCTTTTTTATTGCCGATAATCGTAATCAGTATAAATGCCAGTACATATATAACAAGCAGTATCGTCATCGTGTAATTGTGATTCTGTGTTGAGTCATAAATAAAGCCGATTACAAACGGGAACAGTCCGCCGATAATACAGCCGCCTGTCTGCATCATTGCAGTCCACGAGTTCGCACCGTTTGCAGTCAGTGTTTCATCAAGCGGCAGCATTAACGCTGCAGAGTATAATCCGCCAAGCGGGATACCCATCATAAATGCAGCGATCCACATTAACGTGTGATCTCCTGTCCAGAACAATAATGTCGCAGCAGTTCCTGCAGCAAGGATAAAATAAATCCAGTTTCTTCGTGCCGGATATTTCTCCATCATTATTGGCAGCAGCAGGTTAAAGATAACCTGAACGGACATCACAGCACTTAACAGCATACCG from Jeotgalicoccus saudimassiliensis includes the following:
- a CDS encoding DEAD/DEAH box helicase family protein — protein: MKIILIFGPQAVGKMTIGEKVGSAFNLPLLHNHVTLDAIWPYIGWNKDTFRLSDQIRMGIFEHIAEDESHAGIIFTFVWAFDMQEDRDYINTVKNIFKKDSHDIYFVELAADLDERIRRNTTEYRLKKKPSKRNVEFSHAELTSSAEKHRLNSYDNEIQEDKYLKLDVTSLSVKESSEKIIGWINNN
- a CDS encoding SDR family NAD(P)-dependent oxidoreductase, whose product is MKENILAITGPTSGIGRATVMELTDKCDRMVLLVRNLNKGEELKNEIAAQSDVKVDLIHCDLSDLSSIEKAAAEMKDKYDSINHLILNAGVVSLTRQETKDGFEMMMGTNYIGHFYLTHLLIPLVLNSEVKQIVVVSSDGYKFSPITAPYFKRKKFNPVTNYGKSKLGTLYLMQALYDSYQDQGLKTTAVHPGAVSTNLGKTPENERIGNIVYKMLDPFFLSPIEGSTSTVKAVEAPERYNGKYMHNGNIVKIKKHGNDIDARTSLISATLDVLNLTHL